In Nocardia asteroides, a single genomic region encodes these proteins:
- a CDS encoding ABC transporter substrate-binding protein: protein MKRLIAVAAAAALALTGCSLEQSASGGGDTVRVVVGYQSKTINTVTAGTLLRAKGYLEQRLRAITDAGGAAYEVEWQDYDTGAPITAQMVAEKIDIGSMGDYPLLINGSRTQANERSRTDFVSVTGYNPKGALNMVVVPPDSRATTLADLRGQKISASVGSAGHGTLVQALTRAGIDPGTGVEVLNQQPQVGASALESGQVAALSQFVAWPGLLVFQDKAKLLYDGAELNVPTFHGVVARQDYTKQHPEVLDAFLQAQLDATEFLHGKPLEAAQLVADGSGLPQEVVYLYNGPGGTSFDTTLKPSLIAAFKDDVRYLKSIGDFAELDIDGFVDDAALRRAFAERGGVGYDAALADTANATAGSGNEVWVAGQQQTRPAADPTELLRVVKQARAQGDTVRTAYVLDAELGTRWFANESIWLRDGERFLPFTTEAAAQRYRGAHPGAVPVSYDQAVQEVRA, encoded by the coding sequence ATGAAACGCCTGATCGCGGTGGCCGCCGCCGCTGCCCTTGCCCTGACCGGCTGCTCGCTGGAGCAGTCCGCCTCCGGTGGCGGCGACACCGTGCGCGTCGTCGTCGGCTACCAGTCCAAGACCATCAACACCGTCACCGCGGGCACCCTGCTGCGCGCCAAGGGCTACCTGGAGCAGCGGTTGCGGGCGATCACCGACGCGGGCGGCGCGGCGTACGAGGTGGAGTGGCAGGACTACGACACCGGCGCCCCGATCACCGCGCAGATGGTGGCGGAGAAGATCGACATCGGCTCGATGGGCGACTACCCGCTGCTGATCAACGGCTCCCGCACGCAGGCCAACGAGCGCTCGCGCACCGACTTCGTCTCGGTCACCGGGTACAACCCGAAGGGCGCGCTGAACATGGTGGTGGTGCCGCCGGATTCGCGCGCCACCACGCTCGCCGACCTGCGCGGGCAGAAGATCTCGGCCAGCGTCGGCTCGGCCGGGCACGGCACCCTGGTGCAGGCGCTCACCCGCGCCGGGATCGACCCGGGCACGGGGGTCGAGGTGCTGAACCAGCAACCGCAGGTGGGAGCATCGGCGCTGGAGTCCGGCCAGGTGGCGGCGCTCTCGCAGTTCGTGGCCTGGCCCGGGCTGCTGGTCTTCCAGGACAAGGCCAAGCTGCTCTACGACGGCGCCGAGCTGAACGTGCCCACCTTCCACGGCGTCGTCGCGCGGCAGGATTACACGAAGCAGCACCCCGAGGTGCTCGACGCCTTCCTGCAGGCCCAGCTGGACGCCACCGAGTTCCTGCACGGCAAGCCGCTGGAGGCGGCGCAGCTCGTCGCGGACGGGTCGGGGCTGCCGCAGGAGGTGGTCTACCTCTACAACGGGCCCGGCGGCACCTCCTTCGACACCACGCTCAAGCCGAGCCTGATCGCGGCCTTCAAGGACGACGTGCGGTACCTGAAGTCCATCGGGGACTTCGCCGAGCTCGACATCGACGGCTTCGTCGACGACGCCGCGCTGCGCAGGGCCTTCGCCGAGCGCGGGGGCGTCGGGTACGACGCCGCGCTGGCCGACACCGCCAATGCGACCGCCGGCTCCGGCAACGAGGTCTGGGTGGCGGGGCAGCAGCAGACCAGGCCCGCGGCCGACCCGACTGAGCTGCTCCGGGTCGTCAAACAGGCGCGGGCGCAGGGCGATACCGTGCGCACCGCCTACGTGCTCGACGCCGAGCTCGGCACCCGCTGGTTCGCGAACGAATCGATCTGGCTGCGCGACGGGGAGCGCTTCCTGCCCTTCACCACCGAGGCGGCCGCGCAGCGCTACCGGGGTGCGCACCCCGGTGCGGTTCCGGTGAGCTACGACCAGGCGGTCCAGGAGGTGCGGGCGTGA
- a CDS encoding 4Fe-4S dicluster domain-containing protein codes for MALANNRADVPVTIDESLCIQGCTLCVEICPLDSLAIDTSTGKAFMHVDECWYCGPCAARCPTGAVTVNMPYLLR; via the coding sequence ATGGCCCTCGCGAACAACCGCGCCGACGTGCCGGTGACGATCGACGAATCGCTCTGTATCCAGGGCTGCACGCTCTGCGTCGAGATCTGCCCGCTCGACTCGCTCGCCATCGATACCAGCACCGGCAAGGCGTTCATGCACGTGGACGAGTGCTGGTACTGCGGCCCGTGCGCCGCCCGCTGCCCCACCGGTGCCGTCACCGTCAACATGCCGTATCTCCTGAGGTGA
- a CDS encoding GntR family transcriptional regulator: MQVRGVNPIPEPGEAHGPAPVRRLRADQARRVADVLRHQIHSGAFPDGLPSEPSLAEEFETSRNTVREALALLRDEGLIDRAPRVGTRVANRKYDHGLDALLGLQETLKGHGTVRNEVRAATTITAPPAVARRLRLEPGERVVYLERLRYLGDTPLSLDLTYLAPDIGAAVLDLDLAGTDIFVLIEQVSGQSLGSADLALEAVSADPHTAATLETADGAALLMLERLTRLEDGRPVDLEYIRMRGDRITMRGSLSRTAPEWKVL; encoded by the coding sequence ATGCAGGTCAGAGGTGTGAATCCGATTCCGGAGCCGGGGGAGGCGCACGGTCCGGCGCCGGTGCGGCGGCTGCGGGCGGATCAGGCGCGCCGGGTGGCGGATGTGCTGCGGCACCAGATCCACAGCGGCGCGTTCCCGGACGGGCTGCCGTCCGAGCCCAGCCTGGCCGAGGAGTTCGAGACCTCCCGCAACACCGTGCGCGAGGCGCTGGCGCTGCTGCGCGACGAGGGGCTGATCGACCGCGCGCCCCGGGTCGGCACCCGGGTGGCGAACCGCAAGTACGACCACGGGCTCGACGCTCTGCTCGGCCTGCAGGAGACGCTCAAGGGGCACGGCACCGTGCGCAACGAGGTGCGCGCCGCGACCACGATCACCGCACCGCCCGCGGTCGCCCGCAGGCTGCGGCTGGAGCCGGGCGAGCGGGTGGTCTACCTGGAGCGGCTGCGCTACCTCGGCGATACCCCGCTCAGCCTCGACCTGACCTACCTGGCCCCCGACATCGGCGCCGCCGTCCTCGACCTCGACCTGGCTGGCACCGACATCTTCGTGCTGATCGAGCAGGTCAGCGGCCAGTCGCTCGGCTCGGCGGACCTCGCGCTGGAGGCGGTCTCCGCCGACCCGCACACCGCCGCGACCCTGGAGACCGCCGACGGCGCCGCGCTGCTCATGCTCGAGCGGCTGACCAGGCTGGAGGACGGCAGGCCGGTCGATCTCGAGTACATCCGGATGCGCGGCGACCGGATCACCATGCGGGGCAGCCTGTCCCGCACCGCACCCGAGTGGAAGGTCCTGTAG
- a CDS encoding QsdR family transcriptional regulator, with product MVLNPPQRPAEQLRGAASAAPQRPRRPGRPAAATPAEVVAAARAAFLAGERIDVQSIAAGLGLSRASVYRWFGSREGLLGAVLAGEYEALVARADSRRRSAGGARVLEVLARVNRWMSDNEPFRHYFEHEQRAGLRTLTAGDGPVQPRAVRAVEELVLRAVRDDGYAPPMAPDLLAYAMVRLGEAFLYNDSAVGITGDVERLRTVQAALLGLPADS from the coding sequence GTGGTTCTGAATCCCCCGCAGCGCCCGGCCGAGCAGCTGCGCGGTGCCGCGAGCGCCGCGCCGCAGCGCCCCCGGCGTCCGGGCCGTCCGGCGGCCGCGACCCCGGCGGAGGTGGTGGCCGCGGCGCGGGCGGCGTTTCTCGCGGGCGAGCGGATCGACGTGCAGTCCATCGCCGCCGGGCTCGGGTTGAGCCGGGCCTCGGTGTACCGCTGGTTCGGGTCGCGCGAGGGGCTGCTCGGGGCGGTGCTCGCCGGGGAGTACGAGGCGCTGGTCGCGCGGGCCGACAGCCGCAGGCGCAGTGCGGGCGGAGCCCGCGTGCTCGAAGTGCTGGCCAGGGTCAATCGCTGGATGAGCGACAACGAACCGTTCCGGCACTACTTCGAGCACGAGCAGCGGGCGGGGCTGCGCACCCTGACCGCGGGCGACGGGCCGGTGCAGCCGCGGGCGGTGCGCGCCGTCGAGGAGCTGGTGCTGCGCGCGGTCCGGGACGACGGGTACGCGCCGCCCATGGCTCCGGACCTGCTCGCCTACGCCATGGTGCGGCTCGGCGAGGCGTTCCTCTACAACGACAGCGCCGTCGGCATCACCGGCGACGTGGAGCGGTTGCGGACCGTCCAGGCGGCGCTGCTCGGCCTGCCCGCCGACAGCTGA
- a CDS encoding acyl-CoA dehydrogenase, whose product MRTLLLNPRDLEFLLYRWLDVEALTKHPRFAEHSRETFDAVLALSAEIAETHFAPHNKKADANEPRFVDGRVELIPEVAIALRAFAEAGLPGATVAAELGGIQLPAVVAQASFAWFHAANTGTAAYPFLTIANANLLIAHGEQYVERFVRPMLEGRFFGTMCLSEPQAGSSLADITTRAEPQGDGSYRLFGTKMWISGGDHELGENIVHLVLARIPGGPAGTRGISLFVVPRFLVGEDGVLGERNDVTLAGLNHKMGFRGTVNTLLNFGEGTHTPGGAPGAIGYLVGTEHRGLSLMFHMMNEARIGVGLVATALGYTGYLKSLEYARGRPQGRAKIGADPASPQRPIVEHADVRRMLLAQKSYAEGALALVLYCARLVDEQRIAETEEERLRTGLLLDILTPIAKSWPSQWCLTANDLAIQVLGGYGYTREYDVEQHYRDNRLNPIHEGTHGIQGLDLLGRKVTQQGGASLLALDARIRATLDAAAAAGGEAASLGAGLGAVWQRVVEVTAGLFASGDIEAALANSSVYLEVFGHTVVAWIWLEQYLAAAGGDDAFHEGKRQAARYFHRYELPKTGPGLELLASLDRTTLDMREEWF is encoded by the coding sequence ATGCGCACCCTGCTGCTCAACCCGCGCGATCTGGAGTTCCTGCTCTACCGGTGGCTCGACGTCGAGGCGCTGACGAAGCACCCGCGCTTCGCCGAGCACTCGCGGGAGACCTTCGACGCGGTGCTCGCGCTCAGCGCCGAGATCGCCGAGACGCACTTCGCGCCGCACAACAAGAAGGCCGACGCCAACGAGCCGCGGTTCGTGGACGGCAGGGTCGAGCTGATCCCGGAGGTGGCGATCGCGCTGCGGGCCTTCGCCGAGGCCGGGCTGCCCGGCGCCACCGTGGCCGCCGAGCTCGGCGGCATCCAGCTGCCCGCCGTCGTGGCCCAGGCATCCTTCGCCTGGTTCCACGCCGCCAACACCGGCACCGCCGCCTACCCCTTCCTCACCATCGCCAACGCGAACCTGCTGATCGCGCACGGCGAGCAGTACGTGGAGCGGTTCGTCCGGCCGATGCTGGAGGGGCGCTTCTTCGGGACCATGTGCCTCTCCGAGCCGCAGGCCGGGTCGTCGCTGGCCGACATCACCACGCGCGCCGAGCCGCAGGGCGACGGCAGCTACCGGCTCTTCGGCACCAAGATGTGGATCTCCGGCGGGGACCACGAGCTCGGCGAGAACATCGTGCACCTGGTGCTGGCCCGGATTCCGGGTGGACCGGCCGGTACCAGGGGGATCTCGCTGTTCGTGGTGCCGCGCTTCCTGGTGGGCGAAGACGGGGTGCTCGGGGAGCGCAACGACGTCACGCTGGCCGGGCTGAACCACAAGATGGGGTTCCGCGGCACCGTCAACACGCTGCTCAATTTCGGCGAGGGCACGCACACCCCCGGCGGCGCGCCCGGCGCGATCGGGTACCTGGTCGGCACCGAGCACCGCGGGCTGAGCCTGATGTTCCACATGATGAACGAGGCCCGGATCGGGGTCGGGCTGGTGGCGACCGCGCTCGGCTACACCGGGTACCTCAAGTCGCTGGAGTACGCGCGCGGCAGGCCGCAGGGGCGGGCCAAGATCGGCGCCGACCCGGCGAGCCCGCAGCGGCCCATCGTGGAGCACGCCGACGTGCGGCGCATGCTGCTGGCGCAGAAGAGCTACGCCGAGGGGGCGCTGGCGCTGGTGCTGTACTGCGCGCGGCTGGTGGACGAGCAGCGGATCGCGGAGACCGAGGAGGAGCGGCTGCGCACCGGGCTGCTGCTCGACATCCTCACGCCGATCGCGAAGAGCTGGCCCTCGCAGTGGTGCCTGACCGCCAACGACCTGGCCATTCAGGTGCTCGGTGGCTACGGGTACACCCGGGAGTACGACGTCGAGCAGCACTACCGGGACAACCGGCTGAACCCGATTCACGAGGGGACGCACGGGATCCAGGGGCTGGACCTGCTCGGGCGGAAGGTGACGCAGCAGGGCGGGGCGAGCCTGCTCGCGCTGGACGCGCGGATCCGGGCCACGCTGGACGCCGCCGCCGCGGCGGGTGGTGAGGCGGCCTCGCTCGGGGCCGGGCTCGGGGCGGTCTGGCAGCGGGTGGTCGAGGTGACCGCCGGTCTCTTCGCGAGCGGGGACATCGAGGCGGCGCTGGCCAACAGCAGTGTGTACCTGGAGGTGTTCGGGCACACGGTGGTGGCGTGGATCTGGCTGGAGCAGTACCTCGCCGCGGCGGGTGGCGATGACGCGTTCCACGAGGGGAAGCGGCAGGCGGCGCGGTACTTCCATCGGTACGAGCTGCCCAAGACGGGGCCGGGGCTGGAGCTGCTGGCGAGCCTGGACCGGACCACGCTCGACATGCGCGAGGAGTGGTTCTGA
- the cysC gene encoding adenylyl-sulfate kinase, with protein sequence MTTLLRLATAGSVDDGKSTLIGRLLFDSKAIFADQLAAVERTSKERGAGQTDLSLLTDGLRAEREQGITIDVAHRYFTTPRRKFVIADTPGHIQYTRNMVTGASTADVALILVDARKGVVEQTRRHAFLAGLLGVAHLVLCVNKMDLVDWSRERFEEIRDDFTRFAARLEVRDLTFVPMSALTGDNVVHRGASMPWYEGTPLLHQLEQVHIASDRNLIDARLPVQYVTRTHNPDFRGYAGTVAGGVFKPGDEVTVLPSGFSTTVAALWGPGGAPLAEAFPPQAVTVQLTDELDVARGDLLCRPANRPQSARDLDAMVCWFAEESALTPGATYTLRHTTRAEPVQVQRLDYRLDVNTLHRDETANALGLNEIGRVQLRARRPVLFDPYRRNRNTGSFVLVDDVTNNTVAAGMITGPTPTTAGVVWHRSAVERTERATRGGTVWLTGLSASGKSTVAVELERRLVASGRPAFLLDGDNLRHGLNADLGFAPEDRTENIRRVAEVAKLFAEAGVLAVVSLISPYREDRERARQAHLDAGLPFLEIFVDTPLAVCEARDPKGLYAKARAGEVRGFTGIDAPYEAPEQPDLVLRPDDGDPAEQAARIAELLGF encoded by the coding sequence ATGACCACCCTGCTCCGGCTGGCCACCGCGGGCAGCGTCGACGACGGTAAGTCGACGCTGATCGGACGCCTGCTCTTCGACTCCAAGGCGATCTTCGCCGACCAGCTCGCCGCGGTCGAGCGCACCAGCAAGGAGCGCGGCGCGGGCCAGACCGACCTCTCGCTGCTCACCGACGGCCTGCGCGCCGAGCGCGAGCAGGGCATCACCATCGATGTCGCGCACCGCTACTTCACCACGCCCAGGCGGAAGTTCGTCATCGCCGACACCCCGGGGCACATCCAGTACACCCGCAACATGGTCACCGGCGCCTCCACCGCCGACGTCGCGCTGATCCTGGTGGACGCGCGCAAGGGCGTGGTGGAGCAGACCCGCAGGCACGCCTTCCTCGCCGGGCTGCTCGGCGTGGCGCACCTGGTGCTCTGCGTGAACAAGATGGACCTGGTGGACTGGAGCCGGGAGCGCTTCGAGGAGATCAGGGACGACTTCACCCGGTTCGCCGCCCGGCTCGAGGTGCGCGACCTGACCTTCGTGCCGATGTCGGCGCTGACCGGCGACAACGTCGTGCACCGCGGCGCGAGCATGCCCTGGTACGAGGGCACTCCCCTGCTGCACCAGCTGGAGCAGGTGCACATCGCCTCGGACCGCAACCTGATCGACGCCAGGCTGCCGGTGCAGTACGTGACCCGCACGCACAACCCGGATTTCCGCGGCTACGCGGGCACCGTGGCCGGTGGCGTGTTCAAGCCGGGTGACGAGGTCACCGTGCTGCCGTCGGGGTTCAGCACGACGGTGGCGGCGCTGTGGGGCCCGGGCGGCGCGCCGCTGGCCGAGGCGTTCCCGCCGCAGGCGGTGACGGTGCAGCTCACCGACGAGCTCGACGTGGCCCGCGGCGACCTGCTCTGCCGTCCGGCGAACCGGCCGCAGTCGGCCCGCGACCTGGACGCCATGGTCTGCTGGTTCGCCGAGGAGAGCGCGCTCACCCCCGGCGCCACCTACACGCTGCGGCACACCACCCGCGCCGAGCCGGTGCAGGTGCAGCGGCTGGACTACCGGCTCGACGTCAACACCCTGCACCGCGACGAGACCGCGAACGCACTCGGTCTCAACGAGATCGGGCGCGTGCAGCTGCGCGCGCGGCGGCCGGTGCTCTTCGACCCGTACCGGCGCAACCGGAACACCGGCAGCTTCGTGCTGGTCGACGACGTCACCAACAACACCGTGGCCGCGGGCATGATCACCGGGCCGACGCCGACCACCGCCGGGGTGGTGTGGCACCGCAGCGCGGTCGAGCGCACCGAGCGCGCGACCCGCGGCGGCACGGTCTGGCTCACCGGGCTCTCCGCCTCCGGCAAGTCGACGGTCGCGGTGGAGCTGGAGCGCAGGCTGGTCGCCTCCGGCAGACCCGCCTTCCTGCTGGACGGCGACAACCTGCGGCACGGCCTCAACGCCGACCTCGGCTTCGCCCCGGAGGACCGCACCGAGAACATCCGCCGGGTGGCCGAGGTGGCCAAGCTCTTCGCCGAGGCCGGTGTGCTCGCGGTGGTCTCGCTGATCAGCCCGTACCGGGAGGATCGGGAGCGGGCCAGGCAGGCGCACCTGGACGCCGGGCTGCCGTTCCTGGAGATCTTCGTCGACACGCCGCTCGCGGTGTGCGAGGCTCGCGACCCGAAGGGGCTCTACGCCAAGGCGCGCGCGGGCGAGGTGCGCGGCTTCACCGGGATCGACGCGCCGTACGAGGCGCCGGAGCAGCCGGACCTGGTGCTGCGGCCGGACGACGGCGACCCGGCCGAGCAGGCGGCGCGGATCGCCGAGCTGCTGGGGTTCTGA
- the cysD gene encoding sulfate adenylyltransferase subunit CysD, whose protein sequence is MSPNQKSVTGWELSHLDALEAESVHIFREVAATFERPVLLFSGGKDSVVMLHLAAKAFWPAPLPFPVLHVDTGHNFDEVIAYRDETVARLGLRLLVGSVQEDIDAGTVTEETGPRASRNRLQTHTLLRSIREGGFDAAFGGARRDEEKARAKERVFSFRDEYGQWDPRNQRPELWNLYNGRHRRGEHIRVFPLSNWTELDIWNYIAAEEIALPPLYYAHRREVVQRDGMLLAHTRFLELLDGEQPYAATVRFRTVGDATCTGCVESTAANPDDVVLEVAATRVTERGATRADDRISEAGMEDRKREGYF, encoded by the coding sequence GTGAGCCCGAACCAGAAGTCCGTCACCGGCTGGGAGCTGTCGCATCTCGACGCGCTCGAGGCCGAATCGGTGCACATCTTCCGCGAGGTGGCCGCCACCTTCGAACGCCCCGTGCTGCTCTTCTCCGGCGGCAAGGACTCGGTGGTCATGCTGCACCTGGCCGCCAAGGCGTTCTGGCCCGCGCCGCTGCCCTTCCCGGTGTTGCACGTCGACACCGGCCACAACTTCGACGAGGTGATCGCCTACCGCGACGAGACCGTCGCGCGGCTCGGCCTGCGGCTGCTGGTCGGCAGCGTGCAGGAGGACATCGACGCGGGCACGGTCACCGAGGAGACCGGCCCGCGCGCCAGCCGCAACCGGCTGCAGACGCACACCCTGCTGCGCTCGATCCGGGAGGGCGGCTTCGACGCGGCCTTCGGCGGCGCCAGGCGCGACGAGGAGAAGGCGCGCGCCAAGGAGCGGGTCTTCAGCTTCCGCGACGAGTACGGCCAGTGGGACCCGCGCAACCAGCGCCCCGAGCTCTGGAACCTCTACAACGGCAGGCACCGGCGCGGCGAGCACATCCGGGTCTTCCCGCTCTCCAACTGGACCGAGCTGGACATCTGGAACTACATCGCCGCGGAGGAGATCGCGCTGCCTCCCCTCTACTACGCGCACCGCAGGGAGGTGGTGCAGCGCGACGGCATGCTGCTGGCGCACACCAGGTTCCTGGAGCTGCTCGACGGCGAGCAGCCCTACGCGGCCACCGTCCGGTTCCGCACCGTCGGCGACGCCACCTGCACCGGCTGCGTGGAGTCGACCGCGGCGAACCCGGACGACGTGGTGCTCGAGGTGGCCGCCACCCGGGTCACCGAACGCGGCGCCACCCGCGCCGACGACCGCATCTCCGAGGCGGGGATGGAAGATCGCAAACGCGAGGGGTACTTCTGA
- a CDS encoding helix-turn-helix domain-containing protein has translation MSEVAIGDGTVARRSAPTVRVLRVLDFLVANGGSRYGLSEIARELGLAKPTCLGILTELTAAGYLIRDPRTRGYGLGPALIGAGRAAQENFAVSALARAELEPLSVRYRTTCTASAVVGGKIVVLDATGPGRVQVGATYPFAPPVGLMYVLWDTDAAFDAWLRTPPTVPLEQDERRLRTVVAECRERGYLIESTSAAGRRLYSLLAGAAGREMPAELRELVAELVTSLGERVYLGSDLRPRKEHPVSLLAAPTHDERGRQSMVLTMYVGKAVTGAEIERRGTALAAAADAVTAAAGGRPPLR, from the coding sequence GTGTCCGAGGTCGCGATCGGAGACGGCACCGTCGCCCGGCGCTCCGCCCCCACCGTCCGGGTGCTCCGGGTGCTCGATTTCCTGGTGGCGAACGGCGGCTCGCGCTACGGCCTCTCCGAGATCGCCCGCGAGCTCGGGCTCGCCAAACCCACCTGCCTGGGCATTCTCACCGAGCTCACCGCCGCCGGGTACCTGATCCGGGATCCGCGCACCCGCGGCTACGGCCTCGGCCCCGCGCTGATCGGCGCCGGGCGGGCGGCCCAGGAGAACTTCGCGGTCTCCGCGCTCGCCCGCGCCGAGCTGGAGCCGCTGAGCGTGCGCTACCGCACCACCTGCACGGCATCGGCCGTGGTCGGCGGCAAGATCGTGGTGCTGGACGCCACCGGGCCGGGCCGGGTGCAGGTGGGCGCCACCTACCCCTTCGCGCCGCCGGTCGGGCTCATGTACGTGCTCTGGGACACCGACGCCGCCTTCGACGCCTGGCTGCGCACGCCGCCGACGGTGCCGCTGGAGCAGGACGAGCGGCGGCTGCGCACGGTCGTCGCGGAGTGCCGCGAGCGCGGCTACCTGATCGAGAGCACCTCGGCCGCCGGCAGGCGGCTGTACTCGCTGCTGGCCGGCGCGGCGGGTAGGGAAATGCCCGCCGAGCTGCGCGAACTCGTCGCCGAGCTGGTGACGAGCCTGGGCGAGCGGGTGTACCTGGGCAGCGATCTGCGGCCACGCAAGGAGCACCCGGTCAGCCTGCTCGCCGCCCCCACCCACGACGAGCGCGGCAGGCAGAGCATGGTGCTCACGATGTACGTCGGCAAGGCGGTCACCGGGGCCGAGATCGAGCGCCGCGGCACCGCGCTCGCGGCCGCCGCCGACGCCGTCACCGCGGCGGCGGGTGGACGGCCCCCGCTGCGCTGA
- a CDS encoding SDR family oxidoreductase, which yields MSGASSAVPGPGSPAAGAQPGHDAAATAALGGAGLLTGKVVVVSGIGPGLGRSIAVRAALAGADVVLAARTEKRLDKVAAEVREIGRKALVVPTDITDEAAAENLVRTAVDELGRVDALVNNAFAIPPITDLATVELDGVRAGFETNVLGALRLTRLFVPALAATSGSVVMINSAVLRHSRRTFGPYKMAKASLLALAQSLATELGPQGIRVNSVAPGYIYAGNLKWYFDYQAKERGITHEEVYAETAESTDLRKLPEPDEIADAVLFFASPLSRIVTGACLDVNAGEFHH from the coding sequence ATGAGCGGGGCGAGTTCCGCCGTTCCCGGGCCGGGTTCGCCGGCCGCGGGGGCGCAGCCCGGACACGATGCGGCGGCAACTGCCGCGCTCGGCGGCGCCGGGCTGCTGACCGGCAAGGTCGTGGTCGTCTCCGGGATCGGCCCCGGCCTCGGCCGCTCGATCGCCGTGCGCGCCGCGCTGGCCGGGGCGGATGTCGTGCTCGCCGCGCGCACCGAGAAGCGGCTGGACAAGGTCGCCGCCGAGGTGCGCGAGATCGGCCGGAAGGCCCTGGTCGTGCCGACCGACATCACCGACGAGGCCGCCGCCGAGAACCTGGTGCGCACCGCGGTGGACGAGCTCGGCCGGGTGGACGCCCTGGTGAACAACGCCTTCGCCATCCCGCCGATCACCGACCTCGCCACCGTCGAGCTGGACGGCGTGCGCGCCGGGTTCGAGACCAATGTGCTCGGCGCGCTGCGGCTGACCAGGCTCTTCGTGCCCGCGCTCGCGGCGACGAGCGGCTCGGTCGTGATGATCAACTCGGCGGTGCTGCGGCACTCCAGGCGCACCTTCGGCCCGTACAAGATGGCGAAGGCGAGCCTGCTGGCGCTGGCGCAGAGCCTGGCCACCGAGCTCGGGCCGCAGGGCATCCGGGTGAACTCGGTCGCCCCCGGCTACATCTACGCGGGCAACCTGAAGTGGTACTTCGACTACCAGGCCAAGGAGCGCGGGATCACCCACGAGGAGGTCTACGCGGAGACCGCGGAGAGCACCGACCTGCGCAAACTGCCGGAGCCGGACGAGATCGCCGACGCGGTGCTCTTCTTCGCCTCCCCGCTCTCCCGCATCGTCACCGGCGCCTGTCTCGACGTCAACGCCGGCGAATTCCACCACTAG